In the genome of Candidatus Methylacidiphilales bacterium, one region contains:
- the secY gene encoding preprotein translocase subunit SecY, with protein MFSAFINCFKIPELRQRLIFTLALLVIVRLGAAIPCPGINPAVLSEYFKTVINQGQQGNIIGMVNLFSGGALENCAIFSLTIMPYISASIIMQLAVGVIPQLGKLAREEGGRQKITQYTRFGTLILCLLQGYMLAASFENPEKIPMLNGIGAVIERMGPLVADPGLAFRLTTMITLTAGTMLLMWLGEQITDKGIGNGISMVITIGIVAKLPAALVAAWNMINPPAGSGKDALSPLVLVLLIGFLFVVIAGTIMITQAMRKVPVQYARQVRGNKVYGGQSSFLPLKVNYSGVMPIIFANAILLFPATFINLMFPHNNAANRFGQMLSDGWVHYTLYASMIFFFSYFWVAMVFNPTQIADDMKKHGGFIPGVRPGTPTSGFLDFSMTRLTFAGAVFLTVLAVLPMGLSKLMKVPYITASFFGGTSLLIVVGVMLDTMRQTETYLLQRHYDGFLKKGRIRGRSFGSGGAGASVPEEKIFWLLVAIGVIVIGGIVASLLRG; from the coding sequence ATGTTTTCCGCCTTTATCAACTGCTTCAAGATTCCCGAACTCCGGCAGCGCCTGATTTTCACCCTGGCCCTGCTCGTGATCGTGCGTCTGGGGGCGGCCATTCCCTGTCCCGGGATCAATCCCGCGGTTTTGAGTGAATACTTCAAGACCGTGATCAACCAGGGGCAGCAGGGCAATATTATAGGCATGGTCAATCTTTTCAGCGGCGGCGCGTTGGAAAACTGCGCCATCTTTTCGCTGACCATCATGCCGTATATCAGCGCCAGCATCATCATGCAACTGGCGGTCGGCGTGATTCCGCAGTTGGGCAAACTGGCCCGTGAAGAAGGAGGGCGCCAGAAAATCACCCAATACACCCGTTTTGGAACGTTGATCCTGTGCCTGCTTCAGGGGTACATGCTGGCGGCCAGTTTTGAAAATCCAGAAAAAATTCCGATGTTGAACGGCATTGGCGCCGTGATCGAACGGATGGGGCCGCTGGTTGCGGACCCCGGCCTGGCATTCCGGCTTACAACAATGATCACACTCACCGCCGGAACCATGTTGTTGATGTGGCTCGGGGAACAGATCACGGACAAGGGAATCGGCAACGGCATTTCGATGGTCATTACCATCGGCATTGTGGCCAAGCTGCCTGCGGCACTTGTTGCGGCGTGGAACATGATCAATCCCCCCGCCGGCAGCGGCAAGGATGCCCTCAGCCCGCTTGTGCTGGTCCTCTTGATAGGCTTTTTGTTTGTGGTGATCGCCGGCACGATCATGATCACGCAGGCCATGCGCAAGGTGCCGGTGCAATACGCGCGGCAGGTGCGCGGCAACAAGGTTTATGGCGGTCAAAGTTCCTTCCTTCCTCTCAAGGTCAATTACAGCGGCGTGATGCCGATCATTTTTGCCAACGCCATCCTGCTTTTTCCGGCCACCTTCATCAACCTGATGTTTCCGCATAACAACGCGGCCAACCGTTTTGGCCAGATGCTGAGCGATGGCTGGGTGCACTACACGCTCTACGCCTCGATGATTTTCTTTTTCTCCTATTTCTGGGTGGCGATGGTCTTCAACCCCACACAGATCGCGGATGACATGAAGAAGCACGGCGGGTTCATCCCGGGTGTGCGGCCGGGAACCCCGACCTCGGGCTTTCTGGATTTCTCCATGACCCGCCTGACCTTTGCGGGCGCGGTGTTTTTGACCGTCCTGGCTGTGCTTCCGATGGGCCTCAGCAAGTTGATGAAGGTGCCGTATATCACAGCCTCGTTTTTTGGCGGCACCAGCTTGTTGATCGTTGTGGGCGTCATGCTGGACACGATGCGGCAGACGGAGACCTATCTGTTGCAGCGGCATTATGACGGGTTCCTGAAGAAGGGCCGGATCCGCGGGCGTTCATTCGGTTCCGGAGGTGCGGGCGCGTCCGTCCCCGAGGAGAAAATTTTCTGGCTGCTGGTTGCGATCGGGGTGATTGTGATCGGCGGGATTGTCGCCAGTCTGCTTCGCGGTTAG